The genome window TCTAGGATTTGCCCGAAAGCAGTTAATTTTCAACTTGCCCCAACAGGTCGATGCGATTGTGACCCAACAGGTCGCGGGTATTTTTGATTATTATCTCGGACGAGAGACTCGGACGGAGCACCCCAACTGCGTGTGTGCCAGTTGAGGGTGCGGAATGTGGGTTGAGGAAGATTTTAACCGCCGATGATGTTATGAATCTGCATTCATCTGCGGTTAATATTTTAGGAATAAAGCCAACTGGCACCTTAAACAAAGGTATGTCTTTGCGCTCGACTCGCTCTTTCTTTTCTAACTAAGCTGTGGCGGCATTTAAATTGTATGTCTAAAAAAAATCAAGTTTTGTGAGGTGTCCAGCCCGCAGAGAATATACAATTTAAATGCGCGACAGCTTAAGAGCGGACAAGCCCAACTACATACCTAAAATTTAAGCCCTATTTGTGACAATTGTGTAAGTCTTATATTTAATCCTAATCCAACAGAATGGCTAGCTAAATTTCTGCTCTTTGGCGGGGTTGGGAAATACACTAGATCGCTCTTTTCACTCGCGAAGTTTGTATTTGTTGACCTGCAGATTAAAAAATCCTTCAACTCATCATCATTAGCACCCGCACAAGAAGTGTACTTAGGTACGGAATGTGCGATCGGCAAGTAAATATGCGTAGAGGCCTTGCCGATCGCACTCCGATGGAGGCAATTTCTCGGCATCTAGGACAATATCTCGGTATCTGGGAGAATTTTGAGAATATGGTGATCTACCCCCTCATAGTTCAATAAGGTAAAAATGAGCATCAGACCAAATTTCAGATGGTTTTCTTCAGTGGCGAGTGTTTTGGGTTCGATTTCGATTAATCCTTTCAGCGGCGCGACATCCTCTGTAAAAGCTGCACAAACGGTTGTTGTCCGCAAAGGTATTTTAGAATCGTCAATATCGGTTGCGGATTTGCGCGAACTCGCAGAAACAGGAAAAGTCCCCGCCAAACTGCAAGCTTATGCCAATCTCCTGTCTGACGAACAGCGCAGTAAAATCTTTCGGGCGCTGCAAGCGAAAATTCCCCTAAATGTAGTCGGCCTGAGCAACTTGCTAAATACTGGCATCGGCACTGCCATCCTGACGGATTTGACTACTGTCATACCCAGGCGCGACGGTGCGGGTGTGGAAGCGCTGCGAGCGGCTTTGGTGCAGGGAGCGAACGCGCCGGAAGGCTTATCGGTATTGAGTTTCCTTGAATCTTATCCGAGTTCGCCGGTGGTGGTGGATCTCGATCGAGCTTTCGCAGTTTTGGGAAATATGAACGCAAGTTTTTGGCAAACTCAGCGCTTTATGGCGGCGATCGCGCCTCAGTTAGCAGCGGTTAAACCCGCGTTTAACCTGCCTTTCGATCCAACCCAAGCAGGCCCTAATTCCATCCGGGTACTCGCACTAGATTTGAACGATAGCGCCCGCAATCGGCGCATTCCAGTTGACGTGTATTGGTCGAAAGCTGCGACAGCCGACAAACCGACGATCGTCTTTTCTCACGGGTTGGGTTCTGTCCGCACGGATTTGCGCTACTTAGCCGAGCATTTGGCGTCTCACGGCTATGTGGTAGCAGCTTTAGAACATCCGGGAAGCAATGAAACGAATACTAATGCTGCGATCGCGGGTAAGTCTCCCTTGCTAGCTCCTCAAGAGTTTTTAGACCGTCCCAAAGACATCAGTTTTGTACTCGACGAACTGACAAAATTGAACCAAACTGATGATAATTTGCAGGGGAAAATCGCGATCGACCGATCGGTGATCGTTGGTTATTCCTTTGGCGGCGCTACAGCCTTGTCCTTGGCGGGCGCCGAACTGCAATTGAGCCGACTCAAACAAAGGTGTCAGGGGGATTTGATTGGGTTCAGCTTGGGCGAAGGCATTCAGTGCGCGGCGGCCGGATTGCCGGAAGAACGGTATCAATTGCGAGATGCGAGGATTAAAAGGGCGATCGCCATGAATCCGATCGCATCATTACTATTTGGAGAAACGGGTTTGAGTTCCATTCAAATTCCCACATTAATAGTAGCATCTTCTGCGGACAAAACCACTCCCGCCTTAGCAGAACAAATTGCCGGATTCCCAAAGATTCCATCTCCCAAATGGCTAGTCGGTTTTGTAGGAGGCACCCACTTAAGCGTCAAAGATCCCAGTACAACTTTAGACCAAGTTCGCAGGCCGAACACAGTAATTAGCGGCGATGAAGTTGTGGGCGACCAAGCTGTTAGCATACGCAATTATATTAAAGCTGTAACTTTGGCCGCGGCCGCTCAACTAACTGCCGAAGCTGACAAATATGCTGTTTTTCTTACGCCAGAATACGCGCAATTTGCTTCAACATTGGCAATCCCGGTGCGGCTGGTAACAGAAATTTCCCCGGAAACTAATGCAATAGTGCAAACTTTTATTCAACGGAATAAGTAGTCATTACTCATTAAGTAGGTAAGCGCTAAAAAAACATAGTATCTTGTACAGTTCTCGACCTAGAACATAATCATTCCTGGGCGCACGCTTCCCTAAAAAACCCGGTTTCTCCTTGTCGCGAGCGAGCGTATGTGACCAAATTACGTGCAGAGACCGGGTTTTTGCGTCCAGGACTGATAATTGTGTAGGGTGCGAAGTGCGTACCTTACCGCTATTAGTCATTAGCTAATAATCTGATGTCCGCTGGAACACCTATAATAAAAGTGTTTGTAGTGGTAGTTCGACGGGAAATCATATTGTGACTAGCAGCCTTTCCTTTTCTCTGCGCGGCTGCTTCGCCCCGAAGGGTGTATTTTTCTTCTAAAGCTGTTACTGATATTTTTTGTCCGTGCAAGGGCAAAATATAACAAACTGCTTCCACAAACTCTACTCCCAAACTGCGATGCCTAAAAAAAATCTTATCCCGCTGTTGCTGCTGTTTGCAGCCCTGTTTACCCTTTACGGTGACACTTTAACTTTTCTGCCCAAACCTGTAAGAGATACTAGCGTGGCCAGTCGAAAGTTCTTCGTCGGGTTGTGGCCAGATTGGTTGAGACCGAGAGATTTCAACGAGAAAAGGCAACAGGATATTGATAAATTGCAAAAAAGTCCTAGTCCCAGTCGATAGTTTTGAGCTACCCGCGAGAAACCCGGTTTCTCTAATAACACCTAGCCATTTTCTTGTAGGTTGGGTTAAGGGAACCACAACCAAACATGAGGATTTGAGATTGTACATTTGAGATTTTTCCTCCAATCTCAAATCGATTAAACTTGAGATTTTAGATTTTCCTCCCAGCCGTAAGGTGTGCATTGCACACCCTACAGATAGAGGATAGGCGTCCAGACTGTTTTAGATTTGTACTCCCATTTAAAATCTAAAATCTAAAATCTAAAATTGATTAAGCCTGCTTTTTCAACCAGCTAAACATAGCTCGCAAATCTTTACCAACTTCTTCAATAGGATGTTCTGCTTCCTGACGGCGCATGGAGGTAAAGCCCGGTTTGCCGGCTTGGTTTTCCAGAACGAATTCGCGGGCAAATTGACCGGATTGAATTTCGCTGAGAATTTTGCGCATTTCGGCGCGGGTTTGATCCGTGACGATGCGGGGGCCGCGAGTTAAATCGCCGTATTCTGCGGTATTGGAGATGCTGTCGCGCATTTTGGCGAGGCCTCCTTCTACTACTAAGTCAA of Oscillatoria nigro-viridis PCC 7112 contains these proteins:
- a CDS encoding alpha/beta hydrolase, translated to MSIRPNFRWFSSVASVLGSISINPFSGATSSVKAAQTVVVRKGILESSISVADLRELAETGKVPAKLQAYANLLSDEQRSKIFRALQAKIPLNVVGLSNLLNTGIGTAILTDLTTVIPRRDGAGVEALRAALVQGANAPEGLSVLSFLESYPSSPVVVDLDRAFAVLGNMNASFWQTQRFMAAIAPQLAAVKPAFNLPFDPTQAGPNSIRVLALDLNDSARNRRIPVDVYWSKAATADKPTIVFSHGLGSVRTDLRYLAEHLASHGYVVAALEHPGSNETNTNAAIAGKSPLLAPQEFLDRPKDISFVLDELTKLNQTDDNLQGKIAIDRSVIVGYSFGGATALSLAGAELQLSRLKQRCQGDLIGFSLGEGIQCAAAGLPEERYQLRDARIKRAIAMNPIASLLFGETGLSSIQIPTLIVASSADKTTPALAEQIAGFPKIPSPKWLVGFVGGTHLSVKDPSTTLDQVRRPNTVISGDEVVGDQAVSIRNYIKAVTLAAAAQLTAEADKYAVFLTPEYAQFASTLAIPVRLVTEISPETNAIVQTFIQRNK